The following proteins are encoded in a genomic region of Gossypium hirsutum isolate 1008001.06 chromosome D05, Gossypium_hirsutum_v2.1, whole genome shotgun sequence:
- the LOC107902430 gene encoding probable LRR receptor-like serine/threonine-protein kinase At3g47570 gives MYSMEKSRIKFLLCIVAVITLASMSFKPAMAAMGNETDRLALLALKDELLGGSHGGPLLSWNASLHFCEWQGVGCGQQQQRVISLSLPGLKLGGIISPSIGNLSFLREANLFNNSLKGNIPREFGHLRQLRSLNLSRNNLQGNIPVELNNCSNLQFLNLSDNSFTGKIPFQLGDTMKNLIKLSLARNDFIGTIPSSLGNLSSLDYLQLGNNHLEGNIPISLGRLSNLKILVLSRNNLSGIIPPSFYNLSAMKEIRMSTNKLHGGLEPELGFAFPELEILHLGGNHLSGRIPVAVTNISSLKQFDIHSNGFSGLVPGGMGKFQNLELFSINYNELGNGEEGDLDFLSSLTNCSRLKLLAIHMNKLSGVLPDSMANLSTQLETLYIGGNQISGNIPEGIGNLVKLAQIHVGENLLTGEVPTSIGKLRNVGRFDLSLNRLSGEIPSCIGNLSLLSHLYLNGNSFEGRIPLTLEKCKSMQIMDLSTNKLSGGIPDQLVAGFERLVTLNLSHNSFNGSFPSGVSNSKNLVELYADNNNFSGEIPERFGEISELRILHMQGNYFRGSIPQSLASLRGLESLDLSSNNLSGTIPLELRNLPFLVSLNLSFNLLEGEVPEEGVFKNISQFSIAGNKDLCGGIPEIELPKCLNQAEKGKRNGLSTKSIIVIVVSLSLALASVAFISILCWRKRFGKKMIPLTLEPVNLMQVSYRELVQATNGFATSNIIGEGSFGSVYKGFLDQQENPVAIKVLNLQNLGAVKSFAVECKALRNVRHRNLVKLITCCSSIDYQGNDFKAIVLEFMANGSLESWLHHEHDQDHSSHHLNFAQMLDIAIDVANALDYLHHRCQTPIVHRDLKPTNVLLGDDMVAHVGDFGMAKFLFDVASNLDNEQAISSIIKGTIGYLAPEYGMGGSTSPEGDIYSYGILVLEMITRKRPTDDMFDDEMSLHSYCKMSLPEKLEEILDFRLLEQIKEKSQKIIGDQNIDCNMLDCLVSFTNVGVACSVEVPVERMKIEDVVNELHAIKERLHARNRIDPQQEIKELEV, from the exons ATGTATTCAATGGAGAAATCACGTATCAAATTCCTGCTTTGCATTGTTGCAGTAATCACCTTGGCGTCTATGTCCTTCAAACCTGCAATGGCGGCCATGGGGAACGAAACAGACAGACTAGCATTGCTTGCTTTGAAAGATGAGCTTCTTGGTGGCTCTCACGGTGGTCCGCTACTTTCATGGAATGCTTCACTCCATTTTTGCGAGTGGCAAGGTGTTGGATGCGGTCAGCAGCAGCAAAGGGTCATCAGTTTGAGCCTGCCTGGTCTCAAACTCGGTGGCATCATATCTCCATCAATAGGGAACTTAAGTTTCCTGAGAGAGGCAAACCTTTTCAACAATAGCTTGAAAGGCAATATTCCCCGGGAATTTGGCCATTTGAGACAGCTTCGTTCACTGAATCTAAGTCGCAATAATCTCCAGGGTAACATCCCTGTAGAGCTCAACAATTGCTCCAACCTGCAATTTCTTAATTTAAGTGACAACAGTTTTACCGGAAAAATTCCATTTCAATTGGGGGATACTATGAAGAATCTGATTAAACTCTCTCTTGCCCGCAACGATTTTATTGGCACAATCCCATCTTCGTTAGGAAACCTTTCATCTTTGGATTATCTCCAACTTGGGAATAATCATTTGGAAGGTAATATACCCATTTCTCTAGGCAGATTATCAAACTTGAAAATACTTGTTCTTAGTCGAAATAACCTCTCTGGAATTATACCTCCTTCGTTTTACAATCTTTCCGCCATGAAAGAGATTAGGATGAGTACAAATAAGTTACATGGTGGCCTTGAACCTGAACTGGGTTTTGCTTTTCCGGAACTTGAGATACTACATCTCGGAGGCAACCACTTGAGTGGGAGAATTCCAGTAGCAGTGACTAATATCTCTAGCTTGAAACAGTTTGATATCCATTCAAATGGTTTCAGTGGATTAGTCCCTGGAGGTATGGGAAAGTTTCAGAATCTTGAACTGTTTTCCATTAATTACAACGAGCTTGGGAATGGGGAAGAAGGAGACTTGGATTTCCTTTCTTCTTTAACCAACTGCAGTCGATTGAAGCTTTTGGCCATCCATATGAATAAGCTTAGTGGGGTATTACCAGATTCAATGGCAAATTTATCAACTCAGCTTGAAACTCTTTATATAGGAGGGAATCAGATTTCAGGAAATATTCCTGAAGGAATTGGCAATCTTGTTAAACTCGCACAGATTCATGTAGGGGAAAACTTGTTAACAGGCGAAGTTCCGACTTCAATTGGAAAGCTTCGAAATGTTGGACGGTTCGACCTCTCTTTGAATCGTTTATCCGGTGAAATCCCATCCTGTATTGGCAATCTGTCTTTATTGTCTCATCTTTATTTAAATGGAAACAGTTTTGAAGGAAGGATTCCGTTGACGCTCGAGAAATGCAAAAGCATGCAGATAATGGATCTTTCAACCAATAAACTCAGTGGTGGCATACCGGATCAACTGGTTGCTGGTTTTGAACGTTTGGTTACATTGAATTTGTCCCACAACTCTTTCAATGGTAGCTTTCCATCAGGTGTTAGTAACTCCAAGAATCTTGTAGAGTTGTATGCTGATAACAACAACTTCTCAGGCGAAATTCCTGAGAGATTTGGTGAGATTTCTGAACTAAGAATCTTGCACATGCAGGGAAACTATTTTCGTGGTAGCATTCCTCAATCTCTTGCCTCTCTAAGAGGTCTCGAAAGCTTAGATCTCTCCAGTAACAACTTGTCTGGCACAATACCTCTTGAGCTTCGAAATCTTCCATTTTTGGTGAGTTTAAACCTTTCTTTCAACCTATTAGAGGGTGAAGTTCCAGAAGAAGGGGTATTCAAAAATATCAGTCAATTCTCTATTGCTGGGAACAAGGATCTTTGTGGGGGAATTCCTGAAATAGAGCTTCCAAAATGCTTGAACCAGGCAGAAAAGGGAAAACGAAATGGTTTATCGACCAAATCCATCATCGTTATCGTTGTTAGCCTTTCGCTCGCCTTGGCTTCGGTTGCGTTCATTTCTATCCTTTGTTGGCGAAAACGCTTTGGAAAAAAGATGATCCCTTTGACTTTGGAGCCAGTTAACTTGATGCAAGTTTCTTACAGGGAACTTGTTCAAGCCACGAATGGTTTCGCAACCTCGAACATCATTGGTGAGGGTAGTTTTGGTTCTGTTTATAAAGGGTTTCTTGATCAACAAGAAAACCCTGTTGCAATCAAAGTTTTGAATCTTCAAAACCTTGGGGCTGTAAAGAGTTTTGCAGTTGAATGCAAGGCTTTAAGAAATGTTCGACATCGGAATCTTGTCAAGTTGATAACTTGTTGCTCAAGCATAGATTACCAAGGCAATGATTTCAAGGCTATAGTGCTGGAATTCATGGCAAACGGAAGTTTAGAGAGCTGGCTTCATCATGAGCATGATCAAGATCACTCATCACACCATCTCAACTTTGCTCAAATGTTAGACATTGCTATAGATGTGGCCAATGCATTAGATTACCTTCACCATCGTTGTCAAACACCAATAGTTCATCGGGATCTAAAGCCAACCAATGTTCTACTTGGTGACGACATGGTTGCACACGTTGGTGACTTTGGCATGGCTAAATTCCTTTTTGATGttgcaagtaatttggataatgAGCAAGCAATTTCCTCAATCATTAAAGGGACAATAGGCTATCTCGCCCCGG AATATGGAATGGGTGGTTCGACGTCCCCTGAAGGCGATATCTATAGCTACGGGATTCTCGTCTTGGAGATGATCACTAGAAAGAGGCCAACAGATGACATGTTTGATGATGAGATGAGCCTCCATAGTTATTGTAAGATGTCATTGCCAGAAAAATTGGAGGAGATTTTAGATTTTCGATTGCTTGAACAAATCAAAGAGAAAAGTCAAAAAATAATAGGAGATCAGAACATAGATTGTAATATGTTGGATTGTTTGGTTTCATTCACTAATGTGGGTGTTGCATGCTCTGTTGAAGTTCCTGTTGAGAGAATGAAGATTGAAGATGTTGTCAATGAATTGCATGCAATTAAGGAAAGACTGCATGCAAGGAATCGAATTGATCCACAGCAAGAGATTAAAGAACTAGAAGTTTAA